One genomic segment of Flagellimonas marinaquae includes these proteins:
- a CDS encoding histidine kinase translates to MKTLRILAIDDHEMTMLGYKFILEGIEFDGHNIIVDTATSYHTGKKLIEDSVNTFKYDILFLDVQLFAPNEDQPYTGEDLGILARKIVPESKIVFMSSFSDNFRINSILKSVDPDGYLVKTDIDPKTLEEAVRTIMTEPPYYSSKALGAIRKKMANDIEIDEKDKQILYHLSKGTKNKDLEKFIRLSPSSIENRKRHLKTLFGTENENDLALILAAKNRGFI, encoded by the coding sequence ATGAAAACACTACGAATACTTGCAATAGACGACCATGAAATGACCATGCTCGGGTACAAGTTTATACTCGAAGGCATAGAATTCGATGGCCACAATATTATAGTCGATACAGCTACCTCTTACCACACAGGTAAAAAACTGATAGAGGATTCCGTGAATACCTTTAAATACGATATCCTTTTTTTGGATGTCCAACTTTTTGCCCCAAATGAAGACCAGCCCTATACCGGTGAGGATCTTGGTATTTTGGCCCGTAAAATTGTTCCCGAGAGTAAAATTGTTTTTATGTCTTCCTTTAGCGACAACTTTAGGATCAACAGTATATTGAAATCCGTGGATCCAGATGGTTACCTGGTTAAAACGGATATTGACCCCAAAACGCTGGAAGAAGCCGTTAGAACCATAATGACAGAGCCTCCTTATTATTCGTCCAAGGCATTGGGGGCCATAAGAAAAAAGATGGCCAATGACATAGAAATAGACGAGAAGGACAAACAAATACTATATCACCTTTCCAAAGGAACAAAGAACAAGGATCTGGAAAAATTTATCAGGCTCTCCCCATCTTCCATTGAAAATAGAAAAAGGCACCTAAAGACATTGTTCGGAACCGAAAACGAAAACGATCTTGCCCTTATCTTAGCCGCAAAAAACCGAGGTTTTATTTAG
- the glyA gene encoding serine hydroxymethyltransferase: protein MQRDHKIFELIAQEKDRQLEGIELIASENFVSPQVMEAAGSVLTNKYAEGYPGKRYYGGCEVVDQVEQLAIDRAKELFGAAYANVQPHSGSQANASVYHACLKPGDTILGFDLSHGGHLTHGSPVNFSGKLYNPVFYGVDEETGMLNYDRIQEIADKEKPKLIIAGASAYSRDMDFKRFREIADSVGAILLADISHPAGLIAKGILNDPIPHCHIVTTTTHKTLRGPRGGLILMGENFDNPFGIRLKNGNLRKMSALLDLAVFPGNQGGPLEHVIAAKAVAFGEALSDEFLHYMVQVKKNAAAMAKAFMDKDYKVISGGTDNHMMLIDLRNKNISGKEAEQVLVKADITANKNMVPFDDKSPFITSGIRFGTSAITTRGLKEEDMETIVGFIDEILMDAENEAKIAQIKQKVNDLMKSRPLFSV from the coding sequence ATGCAACGAGACCACAAAATTTTTGAACTAATAGCACAAGAAAAGGATAGACAATTGGAAGGTATTGAATTGATAGCTTCAGAAAACTTTGTAAGTCCACAGGTAATGGAAGCTGCAGGTTCAGTACTTACCAATAAATATGCAGAGGGATATCCTGGAAAGCGCTATTATGGTGGTTGCGAAGTGGTGGACCAAGTAGAGCAATTGGCCATTGACAGGGCCAAGGAACTTTTTGGAGCGGCATACGCCAATGTACAACCACATTCGGGTTCGCAGGCCAATGCATCGGTTTACCATGCATGTTTAAAGCCGGGTGACACTATTTTAGGTTTCGACCTCTCCCACGGCGGGCATTTAACTCATGGTTCGCCCGTAAACTTCTCCGGAAAATTGTACAACCCGGTCTTTTATGGTGTGGACGAGGAAACAGGCATGCTGAACTACGACAGAATTCAGGAGATTGCTGATAAGGAAAAACCCAAATTGATCATTGCCGGGGCATCTGCCTATTCGCGCGATATGGATTTTAAACGATTTAGGGAAATTGCCGATAGTGTAGGCGCTATTTTGTTGGCCGATATATCGCACCCGGCAGGATTGATCGCAAAAGGAATTTTGAACGATCCTATTCCGCATTGCCATATTGTGACTACCACTACCCACAAAACATTGCGTGGTCCGCGTGGTGGCCTTATTTTAATGGGTGAAAATTTTGATAACCCATTTGGCATACGATTAAAGAATGGTAACCTTAGAAAAATGTCGGCACTTTTGGACCTAGCGGTTTTCCCAGGAAACCAAGGAGGCCCACTGGAGCATGTGATCGCTGCCAAAGCGGTTGCTTTTGGTGAAGCACTTTCCGACGAGTTCTTACACTATATGGTACAGGTGAAGAAAAATGCCGCTGCCATGGCCAAAGCCTTTATGGATAAGGACTACAAAGTAATATCGGGCGGTACGGACAACCACATGATGTTGATCGATTTGAGGAATAAAAACATATCCGGCAAGGAAGCCGAACAAGTTTTGGTAAAAGCGGATATTACTGCCAATAAGAATATGGTACCTTTTGATGATAAATCACCATTTATAACCTCAGGTATACGTTTTGGAACGTCGGCAATAACCACAAGAGGCCTTAAAGAAGAAGATATGGAGACCATTGTTGGGTTCATCGATGAAATTTTAATGGATGCTGAGAACGAGGCCAAAATTGCCCAGATAAAACAAAAGGTCAACGATTTAATGAAATCGAGACCCTTGTTCAGTGTTTAG
- the clpB gene encoding ATP-dependent chaperone ClpB, translated as MNFNNFTIKSQEAIQRAQQLAQEFGHQQIENEHLFKAIAEVDENVLPFILKKLNVNTNLINQILDKELQSFAKVSGGETMLSREAGKTVNEASIIAKNMGDEYVSVEHLLLAIFKSKSKIAQILKDQGATEKDFKTAIQELRKGGKVTSQSAEDTYNSLDKYANNLNQMADSGKLDPVIGRDEEIRRVLQILSRRTKNNPMLVGEPGVGKTAIAEGLAHRIIQGDVPENLKDKVIYSLDMGALIAGAKYKGEFEERLKAVIKEVTSSDGNIVLFIDEIHTLVGAGGGQGAMDAANILKPALARGELRAIGATTLDEYQKYFEKDKALERRFQKVIVDEPDTESAISILRGIKEKYEAHHKVRIKDDAVIGAVELSQRYITNRFLPDKAIDLMDEAASKLRMEINSKPEELDVLDRKIMQLEIEVEAIKRENDTTKLKSLNLELANLKEDRNEIFAKWESEKTVVDNIQKTKEDIEHYKVEAERAERNGDYGKVAELRYGKIKEAQEKLDKLQEELATQQTAGTLIKEEVTYEDIAEVVAKWTGIPVNKMMQSEREKLLKLEDVLHKRVVGQDEAIIAVSDAIRRSRAGLQDAKKPIGSFLFLGTTGVGKTELAKTLASYLFDDENAITRIDMSEYQERHSVSRLVGAPPGYVGYDEGGQLTEAVRRKPYSVILLDEIEKAHPDTFNILLQVLDEGRLTDNKGRVADFKNSIIIMTSNMGSHIIQEKFEDAVDVESASDAARVEVLGLLRKTIRPEFLNRIDDIIMFTPLSKSDIKDIVGLQLENLKKMLSKQNITLDATQEAIAYLAEKGYDPQYGARPVKRLIQKEVLNSLSKELLSGKISSDSIVLLDSFDDQLVFRNQNELVE; from the coding sequence ATGAACTTTAATAATTTTACCATAAAATCACAAGAAGCCATTCAAAGGGCTCAACAGTTGGCCCAAGAATTTGGGCATCAACAAATCGAAAACGAGCATTTGTTCAAGGCTATTGCCGAAGTCGATGAAAACGTATTGCCTTTCATACTAAAAAAATTGAACGTCAATACCAACCTCATCAACCAAATATTGGACAAAGAACTGCAGAGTTTTGCCAAGGTCTCGGGAGGGGAAACAATGCTATCCAGAGAAGCAGGTAAAACGGTGAACGAGGCCAGCATCATTGCAAAAAACATGGGCGATGAATATGTTTCGGTCGAGCATTTGCTATTGGCCATTTTTAAATCCAAAAGTAAAATTGCCCAGATCTTAAAAGATCAGGGTGCTACGGAGAAAGATTTTAAAACTGCCATTCAAGAACTGCGAAAAGGTGGAAAGGTTACCTCGCAAAGTGCCGAGGACACCTATAATTCCTTGGATAAATATGCAAACAACCTTAACCAAATGGCCGATAGCGGCAAATTGGACCCCGTAATCGGGAGGGACGAAGAAATTCGAAGGGTACTGCAAATTTTGTCCCGTAGAACAAAAAACAATCCCATGCTCGTTGGTGAGCCCGGGGTAGGTAAAACCGCGATCGCGGAGGGTCTGGCGCACCGAATTATTCAAGGAGACGTACCGGAAAACCTAAAGGACAAAGTAATCTATTCGCTCGATATGGGTGCCCTCATTGCAGGGGCAAAATACAAGGGCGAGTTCGAGGAGCGCCTTAAGGCCGTAATCAAGGAAGTTACCTCCTCCGATGGCAATATTGTACTATTTATAGATGAAATTCACACACTGGTAGGTGCAGGTGGCGGACAGGGTGCAATGGACGCTGCAAATATTCTAAAACCTGCGTTGGCACGTGGTGAACTCAGAGCCATAGGAGCCACAACTTTGGATGAATATCAAAAATATTTTGAAAAGGACAAAGCCCTGGAGCGCAGGTTCCAAAAGGTAATCGTGGACGAACCCGATACCGAAAGTGCCATTTCCATACTTAGAGGTATAAAGGAAAAGTACGAAGCCCACCACAAGGTCCGAATTAAGGATGATGCCGTGATCGGCGCCGTGGAACTATCTCAACGCTACATTACCAATCGTTTTTTGCCGGACAAGGCAATCGACCTTATGGACGAGGCCGCTTCCAAACTTCGAATGGAAATTAATTCCAAACCCGAAGAACTGGACGTTTTGGACCGAAAGATCATGCAACTGGAAATTGAGGTCGAAGCCATTAAACGAGAAAACGATACGACCAAACTAAAGTCGTTGAATTTGGAACTGGCCAACCTTAAGGAAGACCGTAACGAAATTTTTGCCAAATGGGAGAGTGAAAAAACCGTGGTGGACAATATCCAAAAAACCAAAGAGGATATCGAACACTATAAAGTAGAGGCCGAACGTGCCGAACGCAACGGCGATTACGGTAAGGTAGCAGAATTGCGGTATGGCAAGATCAAAGAAGCCCAGGAAAAATTGGACAAGTTACAAGAAGAGCTTGCAACGCAGCAAACCGCTGGTACTCTGATCAAAGAAGAAGTAACCTATGAGGATATTGCGGAAGTAGTTGCCAAATGGACAGGTATCCCGGTCAACAAGATGATGCAGAGCGAAAGGGAGAAACTTTTAAAATTGGAAGATGTACTCCACAAGCGCGTAGTGGGCCAAGATGAGGCAATAATTGCCGTCTCCGATGCCATCCGAAGAAGTAGAGCCGGATTGCAAGATGCCAAAAAACCTATAGGCTCTTTTCTATTTCTAGGTACAACAGGGGTAGGTAAAACCGAGTTGGCAAAAACCCTGGCCTCATACTTGTTCGATGATGAAAATGCAATTACACGGATCGATATGAGCGAGTACCAAGAACGCCATTCCGTTAGCAGGTTGGTCGGGGCCCCTCCGGGGTATGTAGGATATGATGAAGGTGGACAATTAACGGAAGCCGTGCGGCGGAAGCCTTATTCGGTAATCCTGTTGGACGAGATAGAAAAAGCGCACCCAGATACGTTCAACATCCTTTTGCAAGTGCTGGACGAGGGAAGACTGACCGACAACAAAGGTCGAGTGGCAGATTTTAAAAACTCCATTATTATAATGACCAGTAACATGGGCAGCCACATTATCCAAGAGAAGTTCGAAGATGCCGTGGATGTGGAAAGTGCTTCCGATGCAGCTCGAGTAGAGGTGCTGGGATTACTAAGGAAAACCATTAGGCCAGAGTTTTTGAACCGAATAGACGACATTATCATGTTTACCCCGTTGAGCAAATCGGATATCAAGGACATTGTAGGGCTTCAATTGGAAAACTTAAAGAAAATGTTGTCCAAGCAAAATATTACGTTGGATGCCACACAAGAAGCCATCGCTTATTTGGCAGAGAAAGGTTACGACCCCCAATACGGCGCCAGACCGGTCAAAAGATTGATTCAAAAAGAAGTATTGAACAGCTTGTCCAAAGAACTGCTTTCGGGCAAAATTAGTTCGGACAGTATTGTTCTACTGGATTCTTTTGACGACCAATTGGTGTTCAGAAATCAGAACGAATTGGTGGAATAA
- a CDS encoding tetratricopeptide repeat-containing sensor histidine kinase — MKNVTFAILAVLIWGCTKQSPKTEATTSPELDSIQELVNIAKTAKELSLEDKKVYLKQAEEKSMALSNDSIKLEQLSKISLAYLKLRDSLNFRRSNQELIKLSQNAKSNKVLGYSNWDLALFLQSKGVMDSAMFYYRNALKSFEKMPVDSTSKSLRARMYYGMARVQDSYKDYLGGEISTTAAIKIFDDLEDNYRLHSSYNLLGVLAKGLGNTEKSIESYNKALEYLDKSDNPGKNKSKWVIQNNIASVYLNAGDYEKAKQEYKQLLSDNAFKQNLPGTYQKALGSFAYTVLKLDNDAEQAEQLLNEAFVVNAEYGDLYDRARLNYYYAEVLAAKKDTLQAIAQAKESFEVAKETYNNDRMLDALRLLNGLDPANSKSYFEEYAQLSDIIKVEERTKRDKFARIRLETDQVIEANQILIKEKQVWIYFTALFITFGIGFLIIISLYVSNSQLKSKQRLQESNQEIYNLMLSQQGKFKEGKQLEQKRISEELHDGILGEMLGIRLILSGLNERNDQASIDQRTNLIEKLRLVEEEIRTISHELNHASYEKFHNFIVSMEDMINEIEKSSGMNCSFAYDKKLNWDNLLGDIKINAYRIVQESLKNCVKHAKSQNVSISFQSTNGRLKLTITDDGVGFDPSRKKKGIGLRNIVSRVKKVKGVLDIDSRPGKGTSIMVTMPAKYVEFETTDQNHVVNA; from the coding sequence TTGAAGAACGTAACCTTTGCTATACTGGCAGTATTGATCTGGGGGTGCACCAAGCAGTCCCCTAAAACCGAGGCAACTACCAGCCCGGAACTAGATTCCATACAGGAGCTGGTAAACATTGCCAAGACCGCAAAAGAGCTGTCCTTGGAGGACAAAAAGGTCTATTTAAAACAAGCGGAAGAAAAATCCATGGCCCTTTCGAACGACTCCATCAAGCTTGAACAACTCTCTAAAATTTCTTTGGCCTATTTAAAACTAAGGGACTCTTTAAATTTTAGGAGATCCAATCAAGAATTGATCAAGCTATCGCAGAACGCTAAATCAAACAAGGTGTTGGGCTATTCCAATTGGGACTTGGCTCTTTTTTTACAATCCAAAGGCGTTATGGACAGTGCTATGTTTTATTATCGCAATGCATTAAAAAGTTTCGAAAAAATGCCTGTGGACTCCACTTCAAAATCACTCCGCGCAAGAATGTATTACGGAATGGCTCGGGTACAAGACTCTTACAAGGATTATTTGGGCGGTGAGATCAGCACCACTGCCGCCATAAAAATATTCGATGACCTGGAAGATAATTATAGACTTCATAGTAGTTACAATTTACTAGGTGTGCTTGCCAAAGGATTGGGAAATACCGAAAAATCGATTGAATCCTACAATAAAGCCCTCGAATATCTAGATAAATCAGATAATCCCGGTAAAAACAAATCGAAATGGGTTATCCAAAACAATATCGCCAGTGTGTATTTAAATGCAGGGGATTATGAAAAAGCTAAGCAAGAATACAAACAGCTTTTATCGGATAATGCTTTTAAGCAAAACTTACCGGGCACATACCAAAAAGCCTTGGGCAGTTTTGCCTACACTGTTTTAAAACTGGACAACGATGCCGAGCAAGCAGAACAGCTCCTAAACGAAGCTTTTGTGGTAAACGCAGAATATGGCGATTTATACGATCGTGCCCGCCTTAATTATTACTATGCAGAGGTCTTGGCCGCTAAAAAAGACACCCTACAAGCTATTGCCCAAGCCAAGGAATCGTTCGAGGTTGCCAAAGAAACCTACAACAACGACCGTATGTTGGACGCACTGCGGTTGTTGAACGGCCTAGATCCGGCCAATTCTAAATCGTATTTTGAGGAATATGCCCAATTAAGCGATATTATAAAGGTAGAGGAACGAACCAAACGAGATAAATTTGCCAGAATACGATTGGAAACCGATCAAGTTATCGAAGCCAACCAAATTTTGATCAAGGAAAAACAAGTTTGGATATACTTTACCGCTCTTTTTATAACTTTTGGTATCGGATTTTTGATCATTATTTCCCTTTATGTGAGCAACAGTCAATTAAAATCGAAACAGCGCCTACAGGAGAGCAATCAAGAAATTTACAATTTAATGCTATCCCAACAAGGAAAGTTTAAAGAAGGTAAACAATTGGAACAAAAACGAATATCCGAAGAGCTGCACGATGGTATTTTGGGAGAAATGCTGGGCATACGACTTATTTTAAGTGGATTGAACGAAAGAAACGACCAAGCCTCAATTGACCAAAGAACCAATTTAATAGAAAAACTACGTCTTGTTGAAGAGGAAATTCGCACAATTTCCCATGAACTGAACCATGCATCCTATGAAAAATTTCATAATTTTATCGTGTCCATGGAAGACATGATCAACGAAATTGAGAAATCGTCCGGCATGAATTGTTCCTTTGCTTACGACAAAAAATTAAATTGGGACAATTTGCTGGGAGACATTAAGATCAATGCCTATAGAATAGTTCAAGAATCATTAAAAAACTGTGTAAAACACGCAAAAAGTCAAAATGTATCCATATCCTTTCAATCAACCAACGGCAGATTAAAACTAACCATAACCGACGACGGTGTTGGTTTTGATCCCAGTAGAAAAAAGAAAGGAATCGGGTTAAGGAACATTGTTTCCAGAGTTAAAAAAGTTAAAGGAGTTTTGGACATTGACAGTCGGCCCGGGAAAGGCACCTCTATAATGGTTACCATGCCGGCCAAATATGTTGAGTTCGAAACAACGGACCAAAACCATGTTGTAAACGCATAG
- the ytxJ gene encoding bacillithiol system redox-active protein YtxJ — protein sequence MGLFDSVFGKKEKTNTEKKELPWVPLESLEQLETIKEKSKERPQIVYKHSSTCGISRMVLGMFTEGYDMDLEVDIHFLTIQRNRDVSNAIEDQFKVRHESPQLLVIKNGEVVFHTSHGAISDVDLKQYL from the coding sequence ATGGGATTATTTGACAGTGTTTTCGGAAAAAAGGAGAAAACCAATACGGAAAAGAAGGAATTGCCCTGGGTTCCATTGGAGTCATTGGAGCAATTGGAGACGATTAAGGAGAAATCAAAAGAGAGACCCCAAATTGTTTATAAGCATTCCAGTACATGCGGTATCAGCAGAATGGTATTGGGCATGTTTACCGAAGGATATGATATGGATTTGGAGGTCGATATTCATTTTTTAACGATTCAGCGCAATCGGGATGTATCGAACGCGATAGAGGACCAGTTCAAAGTACGGCATGAGTCGCCACAATTGCTAGTAATCAAGAATGGCGAAGTGGTTTTCCATACATCCCACGGAGCTATTTCGGATGTAGATTTGAAACAGTACCTGTAG
- a CDS encoding TetR/AcrR family transcriptional regulator: MTKKAERTTAYIIETVAPIFNKHGYVGTSMSDLTEATGLTKGAIYGNFENKEALALSSFEYNRNLLLSAIDHKLEFGTAALDKLYSLLGFYKQYDVFTLPMGGCPLLNVGVDAQGNNKLLAAAVKETIKEVEGKIALVLENGAKQNEIRLAVPPLQFAKQLFTMIQGAIAMSTMTQDRKYLMNTITYLEYLIKQELRK; the protein is encoded by the coding sequence ATGACCAAGAAAGCCGAAAGGACCACAGCGTACATTATTGAAACCGTGGCTCCCATTTTCAACAAACATGGCTACGTGGGCACCAGTATGAGTGATCTTACAGAGGCCACCGGCCTGACCAAAGGTGCTATTTATGGTAATTTTGAAAACAAAGAGGCCCTGGCCCTTTCTTCTTTCGAGTACAATAGAAATTTGTTGTTGTCGGCCATAGACCATAAACTGGAGTTTGGAACGGCTGCTTTGGATAAACTGTACTCCTTACTGGGTTTTTACAAACAATATGACGTATTTACACTGCCCATGGGTGGATGCCCACTGCTAAATGTTGGTGTTGATGCACAAGGAAACAACAAGCTCTTGGCCGCTGCCGTAAAAGAAACCATAAAGGAGGTCGAGGGCAAAATCGCACTCGTACTAGAAAACGGTGCCAAACAAAACGAAATCAGACTTGCGGTCCCTCCTCTGCAGTTTGCCAAGCAATTATTCACCATGATCCAAGGCGCCATTGCAATGAGTACGATGACACAGGATCGCAAATATTTGATGAACACCATCACCTATTTGGAATATTTGATAAAACAAGAGCTTAGAAAATAA
- a CDS encoding LytR/AlgR family response regulator transcription factor yields the protein MEYTYNIIDSDASSKLQLQLYLEEYDDFMCTSVDTNASAGLNSILKFNPDVVLINLGKDGVDYFQMVAELNQYTQTLPLIIGYAKTKAYAYNAIKSGFFDYWILPHNEFDIRKTVLRLRKMHPKQDTPSTICLKSYKDYRYLDMNNILYLKSDNNSTDFFMKDGSVVSAFKTLKSFEKQLPGQFIRVHQSYIINSRYVSRINYGKSICSLNYGKVEELPFSKTYKDKVDLLKQTLSKTATKALN from the coding sequence ATGGAATACACCTATAACATAATAGACTCGGATGCATCTTCTAAGCTACAGTTACAGCTGTACTTGGAGGAATACGATGATTTTATGTGCACAAGTGTCGACACCAATGCCTCGGCAGGTCTAAATTCCATTTTAAAGTTCAACCCCGATGTGGTGCTTATCAATCTAGGTAAAGATGGTGTGGATTACTTCCAAATGGTCGCGGAACTCAACCAATATACGCAGACACTTCCCTTAATAATAGGGTACGCCAAAACCAAGGCATATGCATACAATGCCATTAAGAGCGGATTTTTTGATTATTGGATCCTGCCCCATAACGAGTTTGATATAAGAAAAACAGTTTTGCGTTTGCGCAAGATGCATCCAAAGCAAGATACCCCCTCCACTATCTGTTTAAAATCATATAAAGATTACAGATACTTGGATATGAACAACATCCTATATCTAAAATCCGATAACAACTCTACCGATTTTTTTATGAAGGACGGGAGCGTTGTCAGCGCTTTTAAAACCCTGAAATCTTTCGAAAAACAATTGCCAGGGCAATTTATCCGGGTACACCAGAGTTATATCATCAACAGCCGATATGTTTCTCGGATAAACTATGGCAAATCCATTTGCAGCCTTAATTATGGTAAAGTAGAGGAACTTCCTTTTTCCAAGACCTACAAGGACAAGGTGGATCTTTTAAAGCAAACACTCTCCAAAACAGCAACAAAGGCCCTTAATTAA